The Sulfurospirillum halorespirans DSM 13726 genome has a window encoding:
- a CDS encoding citrate synthase — protein MSKETVTLIDNRTGTEYEFPILKSTLGPDVVDISTFYGNTGMFTLDRGFTSTASCRSRITYIDGDLGKLMYRGYDIAYLATKKSFLDTAFLLLHKELPSKDEYKNFLMELKKRSFIHESMRKLFDAFPDNAHPMAILSAAVSALSTFYFDHLDMDSPEQAKEMAHRIIAKIPTIAAFSYRYSQGLPIIYPDLDKGFTENFLYMIRGYPHHHIDLKPIEVKALDTIFTLHADHEQNASTTAVRVVASTHAHPYAAISAGIGALWGRAHGGANESVIRQLELIGSVENVDKFIEKAKDPNDPFRLMGFGHRVYKNFDPRATILKNLQKQLVNDLSIDSELMEVAHRIEEIALNDEYFIKRKLYPNIDFYSGLILQALKIPKDMFAVIFVIGRTPGWIAQWLELKEQPDMKIARPRQHYLGPLERTPKYDI, from the coding sequence TCTATGGTAACACAGGAATGTTTACGCTTGATCGCGGCTTTACCTCTACGGCAAGCTGTAGGTCACGTATTACCTACATTGATGGGGATCTTGGAAAGTTGATGTATCGTGGCTACGACATCGCCTACTTGGCAACTAAAAAGTCGTTTTTAGATACCGCTTTTTTACTTTTACACAAAGAACTCCCGAGCAAAGATGAGTACAAAAACTTTTTGATGGAACTTAAAAAGCGCTCCTTTATTCATGAAAGTATGCGCAAACTCTTCGATGCGTTTCCTGATAATGCGCATCCAATGGCGATTTTATCGGCTGCAGTTTCAGCGCTTTCAACCTTTTATTTCGATCACCTCGATATGGACTCACCAGAGCAAGCCAAAGAGATGGCGCACCGCATCATTGCAAAAATACCAACGATTGCCGCCTTTTCATACCGCTACTCTCAGGGCTTACCGATCATCTATCCTGACTTAGACAAAGGGTTTACAGAGAATTTTTTATACATGATCAGAGGCTATCCTCATCACCATATTGACCTCAAACCGATCGAAGTCAAAGCACTCGACACCATCTTTACCCTGCATGCAGACCACGAGCAAAATGCTTCTACAACAGCGGTTCGTGTCGTTGCCTCCACCCATGCACATCCGTATGCGGCTATTTCAGCGGGTATTGGTGCACTTTGGGGAAGGGCTCATGGAGGAGCAAACGAGTCGGTGATTCGTCAGCTTGAACTCATTGGCAGTGTTGAGAATGTGGATAAATTTATTGAAAAAGCAAAAGATCCAAATGATCCGTTTAGACTGATGGGCTTTGGTCACAGGGTCTATAAAAACTTCGACCCACGTGCAACGATTTTGAAAAATCTTCAAAAACAGTTGGTCAATGATCTTTCGATTGATAGCGAATTGATGGAAGTCGCACACCGAATTGAAGAGATTGCGCTCAATGATGAGTATTTCATTAAACGTAAACTCTACCCCAATATCGACTTCTATTCAGGGCTTATTTTGCAAGCGCTTAAAATCCCTAAAGATATGTTTGCCGTTATCTTCGTGATTGGTCGAACGCCTGGGTGGATTGCGCAATGGCTTGAGCTAAAAGAACAACCCGACATGAAGATTGCACGCCCGCGCCAACACTACCTTGGACCGCTTGAGCGTACGCCTAAATACGATATATAA